Proteins from a single region of Cydia amplana chromosome 17, ilCydAmpl1.1, whole genome shotgun sequence:
- the LOC134655816 gene encoding all trans-polyprenyl-diphosphate synthase PDSS2-like codes for MSYALIRHLRRTALISHQIRLESTMTNVTQEDFLIRPPFAQWTKVIREAEKIVGYPTSFMNLRWLLSDEFANMAMHLRKVVGSNHPIIQTAKTVLYNEHNNLQPWGLVILLLSKAIRPPHSNSILHSSSEQQRTLAELTEMIRTGHYVHRGLLNIEFDKRGKNTETSMFANKIALLIGDYLLVTANGMLARLKNQDLSYLISTALRDVSEGEFYGERDKQNMPIPGKPNQIGADEFEICADTLPLATKDVSGSPIKEWTLRTMYNGGSLFGRGCQGALLLGGQDLTEQEKAYQFGCHLCLAWQSASELQKFTSENKESFSLASAPVLFALNEKPDLYKIIDNSKDNIAEVDFLFLKEEVLKTNALERTRLLHLENARQAEYFADMFGDNESVHTIKRLIKNL; via the exons ATGTCTTACGCATTAATACGCCACTTGCGCCGAACGGCGTTAATATCACATCAAATTCGCCTAGAATCCACCATGACCAACGTAACTCAGGAAGATTTTTTAATTCGACCTCCGTTCGCACAATGGACCAAAGTTATAAGAGAAGCAGAGAAAATAGTTGGATATCCGACCTCTTTCATGAACCTGAGATGGTTATTGAGCGACGAATTCGCTAATATGGCTATGCATTTGCGCAAAGTA GTCGGCAGCAATCATCCAATCATACAAACAGCCAAAACGGTCCTCTACAACGAGCACAACAACCTCCAACCATGGGGTCTGGTCATCCTACTACTCTCCAAAGCTATCAGGCCTCCACACTCAAACTCCATACTCCACTCCTCCTCGGAGCAGCAGAGGACATTAGCAGAGCTCACAGAAATGATCCGTACTGGGCATTATGTTCATCGAGGCCTACTCAACATAGAATTTGACAAACGAGGCAAAAATACAGAAACATCCATGTTCGCCAACAAAATAGCCCTATTAATCGGTGACTATTTACTCGTAACAGCTAACGGTATGCTAGCGCGATTAAAGAACCAGGATTTATCATATCTGATATCAACTGCGCTAAGAGATGTCAGCGAAGGCGAGTTTTACGGTGAACGGGATAAACAGAACATGCCAATACCAGGGAAACCTAATCAAATAGGAGCGGATGAGTTTGAAATCTGTGCGGACACATTGCCTTTAGCTACGAAAGATGTTTCAGGATCACCGATTAAAGAGTGGACTTTACGGACTATGTATAATGGTGGTTCTTTATTTGGTAGAGGTTGTCAAGGAGCACTGCTGCTTGGAGGCCAAGACTTGACAGAGCAAGAGAAGGCTTATCAATTCGGTTGCCATTTATGTTTAGCTTGGCAATCCGCTAGCGAGTTACAAAAATTCACTTCTGAAAATAAGGAGTCATTTTCTTTAGCAAGCGCGCCTGTGTTATTCGCTTTAAATGAAAAACCAGATTTGTATAAAATCATAGATAATTCCAAAGACAATATAGCAGAGGTAGACTTCTTATTTTTGAAGGAGGAGGTGTTAAAAACAAATGCACTGGAAAGGACTAGATTACTTCATTTAGAAAATGCTAGACAAGCTGAGTATTTTGCTGACATGTTTGGTGACAATGAGTCAGTGCATACAATTAAACGGTTAATAAAAAATCTATAA